The DNA sequence ACCAAAACTTTTCCTGCAAGTGGTCTCAGGGTCAGACCACCCTTGCGAGGCTGATGagtgtgaaatatttttaagcaaAACATGGACAGGACAGTagcctttcctctcctctccctcccaggAACCTCGGTGCTAGGCAGTAAAGCTGAACCTGCCatggaggggcagggaagggtaccctagcacagcagcagcaagcagTTTCCAGTGGTATAGGACAAGCTAGAGGTGAGAGTTTGGTGCTGTGAGGGAGAGGATGCCACGCAGATGGCTCTGGAAAGGCAGTGCCATTCAGCGGCTGGGCCACTGCACGGCAAGTTCTCGTGAGATACTAAACCTTCATTAAACAAAATAGGAAAGGAGGTAGGAGCTATTCCCGTAATTCCCTTTGGGACAGCTCCAATCACAGCGGAGGGAGAAAGACTGGAATGACCCCTGCCAGTTCCTGAATGCCCTGCATCgtccctgctggtgctgccctgtCCTGGGTGGGTTGTGTGGGGGTGTGGCTGCCCTACAGGTCGAGCAGCAGCACGCGGGGATCCTCCACCGCTGCCTTGATCTTGCGCAGGAAGGTGACGGCCTCTCTGCCGTCGATGAGCCGGTGGTCGTAGGTCAGCGCCACGAACATCATCGGCCGCACCTCgatctgggcagggacagcgttTGTCAGCTCAGTGCTCCTGCCTGCATGCTCCCCTCCTGTGAACTCAGGCAAGACCTGgcttttcccaccccaaatcctgtgTTCAGGCCCTCCTGGATTTGTCCTGCATGGCAAAATTATCTACCCACCCACCGAGGCTGGGTCCATGCCACATGCAAGATAAGGGCCCTTCCTGGAACTGCTCCCTGTCACAAAGGCTACAAGCTCCTCCTTCCCACACCTAAGATTATAACCAGTTTGCCCACTCACTGATAGGACAAAGtcccctgcacagctcaggcaAGTACCAGAGCCAGCAAAGGTGCCCTATACCCATTAGTCTCTGCTCCTTCTTCACAATGAAGTGTTTCAGAAGTGACACCAATCTCTTAGAAAAAGGTCCTCAGTCTGCTGAGCCGTGTCCTTTGTTCCCTAAAACCTCCTGTGCAGGTCCACCTACCTTGCCTCCCACAGCCACAGGCCTGTCAAAGATGGCATGCATGCCTAAGATGGCAGACTGGGGTGGGTTAATGATAGGTGTTCCAAAGAGtgacccaaaaaccccaccattGCTGATTGTGAAAGTGCCACCGTCCATGTCTTCAATGGCCAGTTCATTCTTCCGTGCCTAGAAGTAAAAATAAGGTCTTAGGAAGTCACACAGACCACACAGAGCAAAGAACAAGGGTTTGGACATCCACTCTTTCCAGGAATACTGATTGCAAGAGCTTTGCTTATTGACTTGTTCAGTTGAAAACCAACACAAATTGCTCAAAAATGCATCCTGTCTTTAGAGTGAGCATCTAGTGGCTTTGGGGAAGGATTCTCTCGCCTTTGCTTCCAACTCCTGCTTTTGCAggagacagacacagggactTCTACCCCAGGGCAGTTCAGCCTTGGCCTCTAAAGACAAAGGTGAAGATACACCATGTCCCTAATGCAGATTGCAGTCTTCTGGATGGGCAACGAGTAGAGCTGTCCTAGAAGGCAAAGGCACAGCCAGCCATGTAACTGGATCACTTCCCACAGCACAACTCAGTGTGTCAGAGGTCAGAGATGACGACACAGAGAACAAATCAATACATGCCGATCCAGCATTTCCAGTTCTTTCCATTCCTCCCAACCCTCTTCAGAAAACTTTCCTTACCTTCTCCCCCAGCTCGTAGATAGCACGCTCTATGTCAGCAAAGTTCATGTTCTCTACATTCCTAACCACAGGGACCACCAGACCCTGGGGAGAAGCAAAGTCCACGAATAGCAAATTCAGTGCAGCAACACACAGACAGCTGTCATGCAGCAGGAATCTGGACACAGCCCCAGAGAGCTCCTGCCTCCTCCTTGGCCCACAGCAGCTGGTTGGCAGAGCTGCCTCACACCCTGGTAGCCTGACAGGAAACCTGGCATGACACACATCAAAGGCTGACAGCTTAAAATGAGCCATCATCTTTGCCTTTGCTAGCCTATCTCACAAATCAACCAGGTCTGTCTGAAGCCAGCTCCACATTGATAAATTCTCAGGTAAGGCATTGGGAGATTTCAGCTGGCACCTCTTTCTCTTGCCTCTTTTTGCAGGACCTCCCCTAGACTTTGGGAGAAGACAGTGACAGAACTTCAGTCCTTGTCAAACCTCTGCTTCATAGCAGAACCTTCTAATCAAGAAAGTAATTGACTAATTCAACATCTGTAACTCCATGCCATACTCTCCCTAGACAGAAACATCTCTGTGGAACAGCACAGCAAAGTTAGCCAGAGGACAGGACGTTCAAAGCTTTTACTGCCTATGTCATGGACTCATGACAACAAAGGGGTTCCCTAATCTGGTCCTACTCATCGACAACTGAGATCTATATTGACCCTGTTACCAGATCTCTTATTAAGATGAATATAGTGGTAAAATATTCTTGGTCCTCCACCTTCTCTCAAAACCCATCAAGTAGTCCCTAATGCAGCAGGTGTCTCATTTATAGAATCAGTCTTATCTGAttctgctgcaggagagcaCAAAGCTGAGCTGGCTCAAAGTATATGATCATCCCATATGAAAGGCTGCAGGAAGCATGGACAAAGCTCCAAGGTACCTACCCGGGGAGTTGCTACAGCAACACTGATGTCCACATAGTCCCTGTACACAATCTCTTTGGTCGTGTCATCAATCACTAGAAAGAGAAACAACTTGCGTTACATATGCAGAACCTAAGATCAAAGGTTTGACTAGCTAAAAAATCCTAACAACTTGCTCACATCTAGCTTAAACAAAACTCCAGAGAAGAATGATTCCTTGCTGTACCTGTGGGAGAGGCAccaggacagacagaaagaaaacagtCCACACTGCTCAGTCCTCCTCAGTTATTCTCCCCTTGGGTATTCTGTTCTTCTGTTTCGGCAAGCACCTCTGACACGGCCAGGAACTGCACTGTGCCTACAGCAGCCACCTGTACACAACCAGCAGGCTCTGCCCTCTGCAGGCTGCATATGCacggccccagccccactcctggtCACCCCTTCCTAATCGAGCCCCTCTTGGCAAGTTGAACCTCTACCTATGTAAGTGGCTTTAGCAAAATCAGCAGCAGCATGCAGGACTGTCCCCATGCTTTCTGTGCATTTGACTTGCTTCTCCAAGCTACTACTCCTGCCATGGACTTGGCCATTGCCTTTCCCCCATTTTGCAGTGCTCCCTAGACATGCAAGTCACCAGCAAGGGTCACCACTCACCCGCATTCACAACAGGCTGGTCCTGCAGAGCAAAGGCGGCAGCTTTCACAAAAGCTGACATGAAACCTAGCTTCAGGTTGTGCTTTTTCAGAAAGGTATCCTTGTGTACAGCTCTCATCTCCCGGATGTTGCTGTGAAACACAATAACAATGGTAAACCGGGAGTCCAAGAAAACACCATTCCCTTTGAGTAACAGATTTCAGTGCCAGCCCCAAGGATGCAAATCTGCACCACCAAATGCGAAACCTCCAGTCTGCTACAAAAGCCTTCACATGTGACACAAACATGGATCAAAGGTTCCTGCCAAAGGATCAAACAGAAACTGGTCCTGGACCATGTGGACCACGAGCTCCACAGCCAGGGTAAACCTGCAAGGCCCACACTGCCACAACAGAAGTAAAGTGTGGCATGGTATATTTCCTGCTTAGGCCTGATGCGGCCACCTGTTCTCTGGAGACAACAGTGCTCATACCAGTGTGGCACCACAGACAGCAAATGCAGGTGTGGCTGGACTGACACAGAAGGGTGAAAAACCAGAACGTGGCAAAAGCAGTAAACATGCaggaaataaaatcaaagtGATCAAAGGAAAAGACCTCAACCACTCTGCAAATTCAGCACCAGACAGCACAACACCACTTTTGTACCCAACTCTCTGGCATTGGGAGTTGACCGAATATTAAAGGAATTTTCCCAGGAGCTACAGTAGTGCATGCCAGTCCACCCATAGCTCTTGATCAGACAAATCATGTTTTCCCACTGTTTCTATTAATCAAAATTGAGGCCATTTACAAAACATCAACCAAGCTGTGGCTACAAGCTCTGCCTATTCTAGCCTAACATCAGATGCTGTGGAATTGCATAGttcatcccttctcccttcagAGACCTTCACACTTTGAAGAGACAGTTTCACCAAGGAGCAGGATTTTCCATGGTTTAGagtgtttgttttcctgtgtcTAACCTTGTTTAGAGTTAGGATTACTGCCCAAAGACATTAGTGCCTCCCAAGACGCAAGGGCTGCAGCAAATGAGGATACAACCTGCTATGGAACTGCCTCATTAAGGCACCTCCTTTCAGACACTGACCCCCGTGGGAAGCAAGAGGCCCCAGCACAGGTCTTCACAAATCAGCTTCACAGTAATCAATCCAAACCACATTACCAGATGCAATGAGAGCCCCAGGCTGGAGTAAAGCGACACCTCAATGAGCCTCTGAGAGGAGATAAAGCTGCAGCACTTCCCTCCAATCAAGACTATTTTGCCAGCCTTATTGTTCTGAGACCCAAATATTTACATGTTTTGTCTTAAGGAGTAGCATAGGATTTCACAAGACAATTTGATTTGGGCACAATTTCCCCTTAATGCACTGTAACATAAGCTGCCCACCCTCCAAAGACATTAGAGTGCTCAGTCCATGCAAGCACTTGAGTCAGGAGCCCCCCACCTGCTTGAGAGGATGGGGAAGGATGCTGTTCTGTCTCTAGAAAGCTGTACCATCTGACAGCAAAGGCCTTAGGCCTAAACAATGCTCACCTGAAAGGCTGATGAGCCCTGGAGAACCAACTCACTGCAAGTTAAACACCTCCAAAAGCAGTAACCTGGTGGAGTGGCAGAAAGCAGATGCTACATCTTGCTGTCTTCTAACAGCCACTATATGCAAGTGATACTAGCCCCTTCTGGTCTTCTGCTCAACGTTTACCAGTCCTCCACCAAAAAGCCCACAGAAGAGGAATCAGAGACTACCCCTATTACAAGTAGCAGGTGACTCCCAAGGAACAACAGGCCATTAGGAAGCTCTGTAGCCCCTCATACCACAACACCAATGTGGTTCTGAAGAAGCTGCACAGACTGTGGTACATACCTAAGAAAGAGGGCCCAAAAGACATGCTGCCAGTCTCTCCAAAGAAAACCTGCAAGGTTTTGACTGCTATTTAAAGATTACTGCCTTAATCTGTTTCTACTcataaagggaaaaagaggTTTACTCCTCACCTCATATCAATCTCATTGAAAGTGGTCAGCATGGCACAAGTATTCTGAGCCTCTTTCAGCCGCTGAGCAATACGCTGACGCATCCTATTCATTTTCACCTGCAAATTAAAAAGGTATAAGCAGAAGCTGCCTATAGCTCATCCTAGGGCAAAATGGACAAGAAAATCAAAAGGCTTTTCTCTTGCCATCTGATTGACTAGATGCCTAGGGCCAAGGTTTTCACTCTAGGTCAGGAGCACAATAGGCTGAGGAGTTTATTTCACTGCTCAGCTCAATGCACAGTTCACTTGAAAAGCAGTGCTGAAATGCATCACAGTACAGCAACTTCTGGCCTCTGCATTCCTCAAGACCTCCAAGCATGCATAGCTGTCCATGTGGCTAACGTGAGAAGGGCAAGACTGCTAAGAAAGCAGGCTGCTCAACCATGCTCTCTTAAGAATGCACAAGGCAATTTCAGCAGCCTCAACCCTTTGCTGAGGGCTTGTGGACAAACCAAGCAGATCACACAGAGTCCTTCTGTCCCGAGTCAGCAGAGCTCAAGACAAGACTTTTGCCTAGAAGAGACCCATGCCAGAGAGGTCCAGGCTCTTCCTCCACACCACCTGTAAGTGGTTCCTGCATGTAGAGAATTTTCCCACCTGTCACAGCCCTACTGAGCTGGGTG is a window from the Zonotrichia albicollis isolate bZonAlb1 chromosome 6, bZonAlb1.hap1, whole genome shotgun sequence genome containing:
- the DLST gene encoding dihydrolipoyllysine-residue succinyltransferase component of 2-oxoglutarate dehydrogenase complex, mitochondrial isoform X2 yields the protein MVPLWRSRCLGRALGRSLRALRQGNCTLARSPLSGVSGSQGLAYTNSRKLIVNSSSVFTVRYFRTTAVHRDDVVTVNTPAFAESVTEGDVRWEKAVGDTVAEDEVVCEIETDKTSVQVPAPAAGVIEALLVPDGGKVEGGTPLFKLRKTGAAPAKAAPAAAPPPPAAPEPAAAPAPPPAAAPIPTTMPPVPPVSAQPIDSKPVSAVKPAAAPAAAPLGEAVPTKGARSEHRVKMNRMRQRIAQRLKEAQNTCAMLTTFNEIDMSNIREMRAVHKDTFLKKHNLKLGFMSAFVKAAAFALQDQPVVNAVIDDTTKEIVYRDYVDISVAVATPRGLVVPVVRNVENMNFADIERAIYELGEKARKNELAIEDMDGGTFTISNGGVFGSLFGTPIINPPQSAILGMHAIFDRPVAVGGKIEVRPMMFVALTYDHRLIDGREAVTFLRKIKAAVEDPRVLLLDL